A window of the Bacteriovorax sp. PP10 genome harbors these coding sequences:
- a CDS encoding PQQ-dependent sugar dehydrogenase, with product MKNLILVLLSTTLITTSCSHLATPPQAVTASAFPVKFQDTKWMDQEDYVRYVNFFTRAPSSLGSVYKMIGDCDGFSMVDVKTAPGFCLGQVYDGTGLKKPRTAAVINDNQIAVADMGSWEPYDGKIVAITFEKNGESTLKDIINSKSFSDPKDPRREIINRPHQITRHIDGLYYVGAATSLLRFNPLAENPISTIEVLVQNLPAEGLHPLKSFAFDESGSIFINVGAATNVCHKNGLGGIFGGRKKTCDEAEDQDIGQGQIRRYKMNAQGVVSKSFEIYAKGLRNSVALSWDAKRKILLQGENSRDAIEKNASRLNGSDVPHDEINIVEKDKHYGWPYCYDNNENSPEWEKVKCDSFKKPHMFLPAHSAPLSFMIYQGSTFPEWYKGRLLASLHGFEAKGHRIVTFKRDSNGLPTGTPQSVVYGWDTRGEQKYGSPVGLTEMPDGSVIIIEDMNKKVLRLAYDPSLGDGKPVEEIETGKPVIDALEVSEEENRRLTLLSKIASGNAGPFTKFQAKVIDTTCYICHGGANAPGIQLLRYDDVGNEEKILKANKAKELFSMVSGVQGYPTMPPQGFASDAEKAEAVNLLKLWIEQIQ from the coding sequence ATGAAAAATCTTATTCTAGTACTTCTATCAACAACCCTAATAACTACTTCTTGCTCGCACCTAGCGACTCCTCCACAGGCAGTCACGGCCAGTGCATTTCCAGTAAAATTCCAGGATACGAAATGGATGGATCAGGAAGATTACGTTAGGTACGTTAACTTTTTCACGCGCGCACCATCTAGTCTTGGCAGTGTCTATAAAATGATTGGTGATTGCGATGGGTTTTCAATGGTCGACGTAAAGACGGCACCAGGATTCTGCCTTGGACAAGTTTACGATGGTACTGGACTAAAAAAGCCAAGAACTGCAGCCGTTATAAACGATAATCAGATTGCTGTTGCTGATATGGGTTCATGGGAGCCATACGACGGAAAAATCGTAGCAATTACATTTGAAAAAAATGGTGAATCAACTTTAAAAGATATTATCAATTCCAAGTCATTTTCAGATCCTAAAGATCCAAGGCGTGAAATCATTAATCGCCCTCATCAGATCACTCGTCACATTGACGGACTTTATTATGTTGGAGCAGCAACCTCACTTCTAAGATTTAACCCTCTGGCAGAAAATCCAATATCAACGATTGAAGTCTTGGTACAAAATCTTCCGGCCGAAGGACTACACCCTCTAAAGTCTTTTGCTTTCGATGAATCAGGTTCAATTTTTATCAACGTTGGTGCTGCGACTAATGTTTGTCATAAAAATGGTCTTGGTGGAATTTTTGGTGGAAGAAAAAAAACGTGTGATGAGGCCGAAGACCAGGATATTGGTCAGGGACAAATTCGTCGTTATAAAATGAATGCTCAAGGTGTAGTTTCAAAATCATTTGAGATCTATGCAAAAGGTTTAAGAAATTCAGTCGCACTTTCATGGGATGCTAAAAGAAAAATCCTGCTTCAAGGTGAAAACAGCCGCGATGCTATTGAAAAAAATGCTTCACGCTTAAACGGAAGCGATGTCCCTCATGATGAAATCAATATTGTGGAAAAAGATAAACACTATGGCTGGCCATACTGCTACGACAACAATGAAAACAGTCCTGAATGGGAAAAAGTAAAATGTGATAGCTTCAAAAAACCACATATGTTTTTGCCAGCTCACTCTGCTCCACTCTCATTTATGATTTATCAGGGATCAACTTTCCCGGAATGGTATAAGGGTCGCTTGCTCGCTAGTCTTCATGGTTTCGAAGCAAAAGGGCATAGGATTGTTACTTTCAAGCGCGATTCTAATGGACTCCCAACAGGAACTCCACAAAGTGTCGTTTACGGATGGGATACAAGAGGCGAACAAAAGTACGGAAGTCCGGTTGGATTAACTGAAATGCCAGATGGCTCTGTGATCATCATCGAAGATATGAACAAAAAAGTTTTAAGGCTGGCCTACGATCCAAGTCTTGGTGATGGAAAACCAGTTGAAGAAATTGAAACAGGTAAACCTGTTATCGATGCTCTTGAAGTTAGCGAAGAAGAAAACAGAAGATTAACACTTCTAAGTAAGATCGCTTCCGGTAATGCCGGCCCATTTACAAAGTTCCAGGCGAAAGTGATCGATACAACTTGCTACATCTGCCACGGCGGCGCAAATGCCCCGGGGATTCAACTTTTAAGATATGATGACGTTGGTAATGAAGAAAAGATTTTGAAGGCGAATAAGGCGAAAGAACTCTTCTCAATGGTCAGTGGCGTTCAAGGTTATCCGACAATGCCTCCGCAAGGCTTTGCAAGCGATGCGGAGAAGGCAGAGGCGGTCAATTTACTTAAGCTTTGGATTGAACAAATTCAGTAA
- a CDS encoding redoxin domain-containing protein, with translation MKNLLFIIPFIFSFKANTVQFPVQKAYPEARELNIESIKKTKVLVFLNRTCPCTQQNIPYLNKLAKEFPEIDFIGVHSKKGGTLQEIKEVVEVYKPEFPVIDDNNLVIANLLKANRTPQAFILNENNEVLYNGGVTDRTNPTNAGKTYLKNALAEVSSHKEITEKETRSLGCVIIR, from the coding sequence ATGAAGAATCTACTTTTCATTATTCCATTCATTTTTAGCTTTAAAGCGAATACTGTGCAATTTCCAGTGCAGAAAGCTTATCCAGAAGCTCGTGAATTAAATATTGAATCGATTAAAAAAACAAAAGTCCTGGTATTCTTAAACAGGACTTGCCCTTGCACTCAACAAAACATTCCCTACTTAAATAAACTGGCGAAAGAGTTTCCTGAAATAGATTTCATTGGCGTGCATTCTAAAAAAGGCGGGACTCTTCAAGAAATCAAAGAAGTGGTTGAAGTTTATAAACCAGAATTTCCTGTTATTGATGACAACAACCTTGTCATTGCCAATCTCTTAAAAGCAAATCGTACTCCACAAGCTTTCATCTTAAATGAAAACAATGAAGTGCTTTACAACGGTGGTGTCACTGATAGAACCAATCCTACGAATGCCGGAAAAACTTACTTAAAAAATGCTCTAGCTGAAGTTAGTTCTCATAAAGAAATTACTGAAAAGGAAACAAGGTCACTTGGATGCGTTATTATAAGATAG
- a CDS encoding ATP-binding protein, with translation MPNALNQLRKWLFPLGSNLEENHLRASLIISLRWVIMMVEFLVALTYGFRNQLNWGTYAIVVVSIMALVIFNTVITIRLKEKKTVSTLSLAIQLLFDLFQLFIFLKLIMSQANPLVEIFYLPLIVGIITLPILWNFFFTIIIGIHVGSFYLSAHADHHNYHHFYSHLFTISLLWVTLNLLMSFIRHFQKRLASVQNYKQRMDHLKVVGAMTSGFCHQMATPLNTIKLRLDRMNRNQDFSKDDINSALMALGQCEQALRDLSQLKVEKTVGLNEDIEVKNFCENLIKNSYPELSLQVEDNVQTISCHPQLLTQTLLDLFDNAFDSSPEGSVVLKIYHNQEFINFEVINQKASLSESVLGKLGEPFNSTKELGAGLGLFNAFNSALVMRGNFKIFNNNNNVHALLSLPLTRFEEN, from the coding sequence ATGCCAAATGCCTTAAATCAATTGCGAAAGTGGTTGTTTCCATTGGGAAGTAACCTTGAGGAGAATCATCTAAGAGCGTCACTAATTATCTCTCTGCGCTGGGTAATTATGATGGTGGAGTTCTTAGTCGCGCTAACCTATGGATTCCGCAATCAGCTCAACTGGGGCACCTATGCCATAGTCGTTGTAAGCATCATGGCCCTGGTTATCTTCAATACCGTGATCACCATCAGGCTGAAGGAGAAAAAGACCGTATCAACGCTCTCGCTTGCGATTCAGTTACTATTTGATCTTTTCCAGTTATTCATTTTCTTAAAGTTAATCATGTCTCAAGCAAACCCACTGGTTGAAATTTTTTATCTCCCATTGATCGTTGGTATTATTACTTTACCAATTCTTTGGAATTTTTTCTTCACGATCATTATCGGAATTCATGTAGGAAGTTTCTATCTTTCGGCACATGCTGATCATCATAACTACCATCATTTCTATTCTCACTTATTCACCATCTCACTTTTATGGGTGACACTTAATCTGCTTATGAGTTTTATCCGTCACTTTCAAAAACGTTTAGCGAGTGTACAAAACTACAAACAAAGAATGGATCACTTGAAAGTTGTAGGAGCGATGACATCTGGATTTTGTCATCAAATGGCCACTCCTTTAAATACGATCAAACTGCGCTTGGATCGTATGAATAGGAATCAGGATTTTTCTAAAGATGATATCAATTCTGCTTTGATGGCCTTAGGCCAGTGTGAGCAGGCCTTGCGTGATTTATCCCAGCTAAAAGTTGAAAAGACTGTAGGGCTCAATGAAGATATTGAAGTGAAAAACTTCTGCGAGAACTTAATTAAGAATTCTTATCCAGAGTTATCTCTGCAAGTTGAAGACAATGTCCAAACCATCAGCTGTCATCCACAATTACTAACTCAAACTCTATTGGATCTTTTTGATAATGCTTTTGATTCAAGTCCCGAAGGGAGTGTTGTTTTAAAGATTTATCATAATCAAGAATTTATAAATTTCGAAGTCATCAATCAAAAAGCAAGCTTATCTGAGAGTGTCTTGGGGAAATTAGGTGAGCCATTTAATAGCACTAAAGAGCTAGGCGCAGGTCTTGGACTCTTCAATGCTTTTAATTCAGCACTGGTCATGCGTGGGAATTTTAAAATCTTTAACAACAATAATAATGTGCACGCACTATTGTCATTGCCGCTTACCCGTTTTGAGGAAAACTAA
- a CDS encoding response regulator transcription factor, translated as MKVLLIDDDENFISSLVLEFQDRHIEVQAYTQFVDVPKNLIQGFTHAIVDLRLKGENGLNILVGLREQNEEIKMIMLTGFGTISTAVEAMKLGAINYLSKPVSFDLLLHTMQNSPIDSGEAIELSESEMTLAEKEREYIEYVLVKCENNISKAAKILGLHRQSLQRMLKKYPFHRDSF; from the coding sequence ATGAAAGTTTTATTAATTGATGACGATGAAAATTTTATCAGCTCACTCGTTTTAGAATTTCAAGATCGTCACATTGAAGTTCAGGCCTACACTCAATTTGTTGATGTTCCTAAAAATCTTATTCAAGGTTTTACTCACGCTATCGTTGATTTAAGACTTAAAGGTGAAAATGGGCTTAATATTTTAGTCGGACTGCGAGAGCAGAATGAAGAGATTAAAATGATTATGCTCACAGGTTTTGGCACAATTTCTACTGCTGTAGAGGCCATGAAACTAGGCGCTATAAATTATCTTTCTAAACCAGTTTCATTCGATTTACTTTTACACACAATGCAAAATTCTCCAATTGATTCAGGAGAAGCGATCGAATTGTCTGAGTCAGAAATGACTCTGGCCGAAAAAGAGCGCGAATATATTGAATATGTGTTGGTGAAGTGTGAAAACAATATTTCAAAGGCCGCTAAAATCCTGGGCCTTCACCGCCAAAGTCTCCAGCGAATGCTGAAAAAATACCCCTTTCACAGGGACTCATTCTAG
- a CDS encoding 2-aminoethylphosphonate aminotransferase: MKTVKRNILLNPGPATTTDSVKNAMVVPDICPRELEFGELTLSVRDDLIKIAHGEKNHTAVMLTSSGTGGVEACLTSVIPDGKKVLIINNGAYGERMQAICDAYGIGHVDYNIPASKPVDLEVLEKMIVDHKSEISHVAFIHHETTVGILNPLSEICHMSHKHGLENIVDAMSSFAGMDIDVERDQVDYLVSSSNKCIQGMAGISFVIARLENLKKTAPIKRNFYFNLLANYEYLQKNKQFLFTPPVQTLYALRQAVTEYFNEGAQNRYSRYASMYEIMKKRVRELGFEFLVEEKHHAKLLTAILDPKSANYSFNEMHDYLFERGFTIYPGKVGSINTFRLSNIGEIYPADIEAFLVVFEEYLRIKKII, encoded by the coding sequence ATGAAAACTGTTAAACGCAATATTCTATTAAATCCAGGTCCGGCAACTACAACTGATTCAGTAAAAAACGCGATGGTTGTGCCAGATATTTGTCCAAGAGAATTAGAGTTCGGTGAACTGACTCTTTCTGTAAGAGATGATTTAATTAAAATTGCTCACGGTGAAAAAAATCACACAGCAGTAATGCTTACGTCATCAGGAACTGGTGGAGTTGAAGCTTGTTTAACTTCAGTTATCCCTGATGGTAAAAAAGTTTTAATCATCAACAACGGCGCTTACGGTGAACGTATGCAAGCGATCTGTGATGCTTATGGAATTGGACATGTTGATTACAACATCCCGGCTTCAAAACCAGTTGATTTAGAAGTTCTAGAAAAAATGATTGTGGATCATAAAAGTGAAATCTCTCACGTTGCTTTCATTCACCATGAAACAACTGTAGGGATCTTGAATCCTCTAAGCGAAATCTGTCACATGTCTCATAAACATGGATTAGAAAATATCGTTGATGCTATGTCATCATTTGCAGGAATGGATATTGATGTTGAACGTGATCAAGTTGATTACCTCGTATCATCTTCAAATAAATGTATTCAAGGAATGGCGGGAATTAGTTTTGTTATCGCTCGTCTTGAAAACTTAAAGAAGACTGCGCCGATTAAGAGAAATTTTTATTTCAACCTACTGGCGAACTACGAATACCTTCAGAAGAACAAACAATTCCTTTTCACTCCACCAGTTCAAACTCTGTATGCTTTAAGACAAGCAGTGACTGAGTACTTTAATGAAGGAGCACAAAACCGTTACTCTCGTTATGCTTCAATGTATGAAATTATGAAGAAGCGTGTACGCGAACTTGGCTTTGAATTTCTTGTTGAGGAAAAACACCACGCAAAATTGTTAACGGCGATCCTAGATCCAAAAAGTGCGAATTATTCATTTAACGAAATGCATGATTATTTATTTGAAAGAGGCTTTACGATTTATCCGGGGAAGGTGGGAAGTATCAACACTTTCAGGTTATCGAATATCGGCGAGATTTACCCCGCCGACATTGAAGCTTTCTTAGTAGTGTTTGAAGAGTATTTAAGAATTAAGAAGATTATCTAA
- a CDS encoding O-antigen ligase family protein has translation MNGPKFSVTKIIDFCCITLIVLIFVSKLSFKWMQVVPYSVPPFIFQYGLHPFINFGLQFIIALILIYYWLKTKSLYPLSKFYKIFIYTMFAVLSIQTLFQITLVNITQSVIVQLGGLGMAIMLILVYGVIIPSVFPLEKFINWVNKTSSSLVILSVLFLPVLFPFMFRGGRFTGFFKHIPHMVTASTAAFIFFLPKIFQDKMWTLKSNTLLKLIGLFLITLAVLFTATKAAFVTILITGFVGILIYGSKKRSIRLFKFTFLSCFLISVLLVGAPTSQFMYEVTTGKTGFGLRPAQDGVSTRMDEVFRGWDMFEQSPYFGHGLLYKFFSGAKEGIEVESYNSFKDPHNMFVSAGVIGGYPLLVLSIIAYLLMIAAVLKGLKEDDVNRQTMALFLLAHLPVFVIYHANFSLGGMGDRLYWLVFGYLGQEWNSLRKINTSHVGIHQ, from the coding sequence ATGAACGGCCCAAAGTTTTCCGTTACAAAAATTATCGACTTTTGCTGTATCACTTTAATTGTTTTAATTTTTGTCTCAAAACTTTCATTTAAATGGATGCAGGTTGTTCCATACTCTGTTCCACCGTTTATTTTTCAATACGGATTACACCCTTTCATTAACTTCGGCCTGCAATTCATTATTGCTTTGATCCTTATTTATTATTGGCTAAAAACTAAAAGTCTCTATCCACTTTCAAAGTTTTATAAAATATTTATCTATACAATGTTTGCGGTGCTTTCGATCCAGACGCTTTTCCAGATTACCTTAGTGAACATCACTCAATCTGTGATCGTGCAGCTTGGTGGACTTGGAATGGCCATCATGTTGATCCTGGTTTACGGGGTGATCATCCCTTCAGTTTTCCCATTGGAGAAATTCATTAATTGGGTGAATAAAACCAGCTCGTCATTAGTTATTTTAAGTGTGCTTTTCCTTCCCGTTTTATTTCCTTTTATGTTCCGTGGTGGACGCTTTACTGGATTTTTCAAGCACATTCCACATATGGTAACCGCGAGTACAGCGGCCTTCATTTTTTTCCTGCCGAAAATTTTTCAGGATAAAATGTGGACACTAAAAAGTAATACACTTTTAAAATTAATCGGATTGTTTCTCATTACGCTTGCCGTTTTATTTACGGCGACTAAAGCAGCTTTCGTCACAATTTTAATCACAGGCTTCGTTGGAATCTTGATCTACGGATCTAAAAAAAGATCGATCAGATTATTTAAGTTCACCTTCCTTTCATGTTTTCTCATTTCTGTTTTACTTGTCGGTGCTCCCACTTCGCAATTCATGTACGAAGTCACAACTGGGAAAACTGGTTTTGGATTAAGACCTGCACAGGATGGGGTTTCTACAAGAATGGATGAAGTCTTCCGCGGCTGGGATATGTTCGAGCAAAGCCCCTATTTCGGACACGGTCTGCTCTACAAATTTTTCAGCGGTGCAAAAGAAGGGATCGAAGTTGAAAGCTATAATTCCTTCAAGGACCCACACAATATGTTCGTCTCGGCCGGCGTAATTGGTGGCTATCCACTGCTCGTTTTATCCATCATTGCTTATCTTTTAATGATCGCGGCCGTCTTAAAAGGCCTAAAAGAGGACGATGTGAACCGCCAAACCATGGCTCTCTTTCTCCTAGCTCATTTGCCGGTATTCGTCATTTATCACGCAAATTTCTCGCTAGGTGGTATGGGAGATCGATTGTATTGGCTAGTTTTCGGATACTTAGGTCAAGAGTGGAATTCTTTACGTAAAATTAATACTTCCCACGTTGGCATTCATCAATAA
- a CDS encoding SLBB domain-containing protein gives MRQLIICLFTYSILINQTFAASVDTSKATKYNLSSPSEFVFESYPNQELIPIRLLGAVKNAGLYHVPANMKLTTLLSLAGGTNNEADLENIVIGNDQQDIKAPNGEQKKSLNLNLEDVLKNGAKDDYTLASNDIVLIKNKSPLVSNDSFRMISIVSVILTTILTAVIIHDKTDK, from the coding sequence ATGAGACAACTGATTATCTGCCTTTTTACGTATAGTATTTTAATCAATCAAACTTTTGCGGCATCAGTTGATACTTCAAAGGCCACAAAATATAACCTTAGTTCCCCATCTGAATTTGTTTTTGAGTCTTACCCCAATCAGGAATTAATACCTATCAGACTTTTAGGTGCTGTAAAAAATGCAGGGCTTTACCACGTTCCGGCCAACATGAAATTAACTACATTGCTCTCTTTAGCGGGAGGAACGAACAATGAAGCGGACTTAGAAAATATTGTGATTGGTAATGATCAACAAGACATCAAGGCGCCTAATGGTGAGCAAAAGAAAAGCTTGAACCTAAATTTAGAAGACGTTTTGAAAAATGGCGCTAAAGACGACTATACATTGGCATCAAATGACATTGTTCTTATCAAAAATAAGAGTCCATTAGTAAGCAATGACTCATTCAGAATGATCTCGATTGTTTCAGTTATTTTAACGACTATCCTAACGGCCGTTATCATCCACGATAAGACTGATAAATAA
- a CDS encoding GumC domain-containing protein, with protein MNSNEEITLHQVLLIFTKRWKYLLMLALIFALAALVKHKYFPTYPGTGKLIIKDVRNSQLQLVLSSVAGPGTETTSSEVKGEDVVDRAEIVLDTHEYYVALAQRLLQIKKETGNIALTNFFKKFEDNESNPEYVHNVANVLSGIITFNSAKGGVLVINVKTNNRELSVLVVNEALKEAQKNIIDRELEDLDRAENYFNAELESVRGRLDGIENSTVKKLQKNQILSVDVEKGDSSKYISELKKNINDTSIAISNNTSRMNSLNEKIKNGGARDLGVISKFNESSQVKMLEDQNKDLEIELKTYKSYLRSYENQKTGLVPMQYEIQKMNANHDFEYKIFASLNDSLARIGLQKTYVKNKVDILEQERVSRVKSSPSLAIMMLISLMLSQVIGMFSIYVYELFKPNA; from the coding sequence ATGAACTCGAACGAAGAAATTACATTACATCAAGTCTTGTTGATTTTTACAAAGCGCTGGAAGTATCTTTTGATGCTTGCTTTGATCTTCGCTCTTGCTGCCCTGGTGAAACACAAATACTTTCCGACATATCCTGGTACTGGAAAACTAATCATTAAAGATGTACGAAACAGTCAACTACAACTGGTTTTAAGCAGTGTGGCCGGACCTGGAACTGAGACCACTTCATCAGAAGTGAAAGGTGAAGATGTTGTCGATAGAGCAGAAATTGTTTTAGACACTCATGAGTATTATGTGGCACTTGCACAAAGACTTCTGCAAATTAAAAAGGAAACAGGAAATATCGCACTGACAAATTTCTTTAAGAAGTTTGAAGATAATGAAAGCAATCCTGAGTATGTTCATAATGTTGCCAATGTTCTTTCTGGCATCATTACTTTTAACTCTGCCAAAGGTGGCGTGTTAGTCATCAATGTTAAAACTAATAACCGTGAGCTTTCAGTTTTAGTGGTGAATGAAGCACTAAAAGAAGCGCAGAAAAATATTATTGATAGAGAGCTTGAAGACCTGGATCGTGCTGAAAACTATTTCAATGCTGAGCTTGAAAGTGTCAGAGGTAGACTGGATGGAATTGAAAACTCAACTGTTAAAAAGTTGCAGAAGAATCAAATCCTGTCAGTAGATGTAGAAAAAGGTGATAGCTCGAAATACATCAGTGAGCTTAAGAAGAACATCAACGATACAAGCATCGCGATTTCAAACAATACAAGCCGTATGAACTCTTTAAATGAAAAGATTAAAAATGGTGGCGCCAGAGATCTAGGTGTTATCAGCAAGTTCAATGAGTCTTCTCAGGTAAAAATGCTGGAAGATCAAAACAAAGACCTGGAAATTGAATTAAAAACTTATAAGTCGTATTTGCGCAGTTATGAAAACCAAAAGACCGGTTTAGTACCAATGCAATATGAAATTCAGAAGATGAATGCCAACCATGACTTTGAATACAAGATTTTTGCTTCTTTAAATGACAGTCTTGCAAGAATTGGTTTGCAAAAAACATATGTAAAAAATAAAGTAGATATATTGGAACAGGAGCGAGTTTCTAGGGTAAAGTCTAGTCCGTCACTGGCAATAATGATGCTTATTTCGTTAATGCTCTCACAAGTCATTGGGATGTTTAGTATATATGTCTACGAGCTCTTCAAACCAAACGCCTAA
- a CDS encoding YkgJ family cysteine cluster protein, translated as MSTSSSNQTPNHLITTAILGEFESISQKFSAFQNTNSLSCPPGCGKCCFKADIYCAPIELLPLAMELLNRGEAETYLEKCQDIKEDRCLFLSVQDEKTGKGTCTEYKYRPLVCRTFGVAPRHDKNGLVNFSVCTTLKETNPESFAKLQKRDFTDVEIPFIDQSKNKLACLDPRLAEEEFPINESLAMILEKVLFYESFNASPRN; from the coding sequence ATGTCTACGAGCTCTTCAAACCAAACGCCTAACCACCTTATCACTACGGCGATACTAGGTGAGTTTGAGAGTATTTCCCAAAAATTTTCTGCATTTCAAAATACTAACTCACTTAGCTGCCCTCCAGGGTGTGGAAAGTGCTGTTTTAAAGCTGATATCTACTGCGCTCCCATTGAATTACTTCCTTTAGCAATGGAACTTCTTAATAGAGGTGAAGCGGAAACTTATTTGGAAAAATGCCAGGATATCAAAGAAGACCGCTGCCTTTTTCTGAGTGTTCAGGATGAAAAGACAGGTAAGGGAACTTGTACTGAATATAAATATCGTCCTTTGGTTTGTCGCACTTTTGGAGTTGCTCCAAGACATGACAAAAATGGGCTAGTCAATTTTTCGGTTTGTACGACACTAAAAGAAACAAACCCTGAGAGTTTCGCTAAGCTGCAGAAAAGGGATTTCACCGATGTTGAAATTCCTTTTATCGATCAATCAAAAAACAAACTTGCTTGCCTTGATCCGCGCCTGGCAGAAGAAGAATTCCCGATTAATGAGTCTCTCGCGATGATCCTTGAAAAAGTTTTATTCTACGAAAGTTTTAATGCGAGTCCTCGCAACTAG